TGTTACATTTACTTATAGTCTTAGTTTCTTTTCTATCCATTTTGTTACTGATGCCATTACTCTATTGACTGATGCTTTACTTCCTACTGCAATTATGCAGTCATCTGCATATCTTACAAAGTTTAGTCCTT
The window above is part of the Sneathia sanguinegens genome. Proteins encoded here:
- a CDS encoding reverse transcriptase domain-containing protein, giving the protein MGNMKRQLRGTPQGGNLSPLLSNIMLNELDKELESKGLNFVRYADDCIIAVGSKASVNRVMASVTKWIEKKLRL